A single Bosea sp. PAMC 26642 DNA region contains:
- a CDS encoding ABC transporter permease, with protein MLRLVAGRIVSSFGTLLFVGFALFALTRAGPGSPARIVLGADATAEQLAQFEQANGLDRPFLAQYGAWLSDILRGDFGKSFVTGRDVGTEIVNALPVTLSIVLFAFAIAVVFGISIGVAAALRPGGVFDRVSRLLSVVGLSVPAFWLGIVLIRFIAVDMRWLPPGGYAPLSAGLSAHLQTILMPSVSLAVYYIAVLARMTQASLQDTLRGDYVRTARAMGLSSPRVVAYALINALPPVINLAALSFGYMFGWALIIEQVFNVPGLSRALLNAISQRDFLLLQGIVFLFTVIFVLANLAADLVNRVLDPRQRVAA; from the coding sequence ATGCTTCGCCTCGTCGCCGGCCGGATCGTCTCGTCCTTCGGCACCCTTCTCTTCGTCGGCTTCGCGTTGTTTGCGCTGACGCGCGCTGGTCCGGGTTCGCCGGCCCGGATCGTGCTCGGGGCGGACGCGACCGCTGAGCAGCTGGCGCAGTTCGAGCAAGCCAACGGGCTCGACCGGCCTTTCCTGGCGCAGTATGGTGCCTGGCTCTCCGACATCCTGCGCGGCGATTTCGGGAAATCATTCGTCACCGGACGCGATGTCGGCACCGAGATCGTCAACGCCCTGCCGGTGACGCTGTCGATCGTGCTCTTCGCCTTCGCCATCGCGGTGGTCTTTGGGATCAGCATCGGCGTCGCGGCCGCCTTGCGCCCCGGCGGCGTGTTCGATCGCGTGTCGCGGCTTTTGTCGGTGGTCGGCCTGTCGGTGCCGGCCTTCTGGCTCGGCATCGTGCTGATCCGCTTCATCGCGGTCGATATGCGTTGGCTGCCGCCCGGAGGCTATGCGCCGCTCTCGGCCGGGCTGTCGGCGCATCTGCAGACGATCCTGATGCCGTCGGTCTCGCTCGCAGTGTACTACATCGCCGTGCTGGCGCGGATGACACAGGCCAGCCTGCAGGACACGCTGCGCGGCGACTATGTCCGTACCGCCCGGGCAATGGGGCTGTCCTCGCCGCGGGTCGTGGCCTACGCGCTGATCAATGCGCTGCCGCCGGTGATCAACCTCGCCGCATTGTCTTTCGGCTATATGTTCGGCTGGGCGCTGATCATCGAGCAGGTCTTCAACGTGCCGGGCCTGTCGCGCGCTTTGCTGAATGCGATCTCGCAGCGCGACTTCCTTCTGCTACAGGGCATCGTCTTCCTCTTCACCGTGATCTTCGTGTTGGCGAATCTCGCTGCTGATCTCGTCAACCGCGTGCTCGATCCGCGCCAAAGGGTCGCCGCATGA
- a CDS encoding ABC transporter permease, translated as MRGLASTLRMIDWTGWLGGAIVLVMVAAAIFAPLIAPYDPVALSIEDRLLAPDMAHWLGTDQAGRDVLSRVIFGARASLAVGIGAVVIGALIGVSAGLFAAYKGGLGDQLVMRIVDGVASIPLLVWAIAIVGILGVGPVRVGPLLLPNEIKIVLLVGVLFSPVFARVTYAVASRVVGADYVQGRYLQGATHWDIVTGDVLPNCLSPIIVQGTLLVAIGIVVEASVSFVGLGVQPPQASWGSMLSDARSAIYSGEWWLPVFPGLAISITVIGFNLLGDAVRELFDPRSEARTLVA; from the coding sequence ATGAGGGGCCTCGCATCCACGCTGCGGATGATCGACTGGACCGGCTGGCTCGGCGGCGCGATCGTTCTCGTCATGGTCGCCGCCGCGATCTTCGCCCCGCTGATCGCGCCCTACGACCCCGTCGCACTCAGCATAGAGGACAGGCTGCTGGCGCCGGACATGGCGCATTGGCTCGGCACGGACCAAGCCGGCCGCGACGTGCTCAGCCGGGTCATCTTCGGCGCGCGGGCGTCGCTCGCGGTCGGCATCGGCGCCGTGGTCATCGGGGCGCTGATCGGCGTCTCGGCGGGGCTCTTCGCAGCCTATAAGGGTGGGCTCGGCGACCAACTGGTGATGCGCATCGTCGACGGCGTGGCCTCGATTCCCCTGCTGGTCTGGGCAATCGCGATTGTCGGCATCCTCGGCGTCGGGCCGGTGCGCGTCGGGCCGCTGCTTCTGCCGAACGAGATCAAGATCGTGCTCTTGGTCGGCGTGCTGTTCTCGCCGGTCTTCGCCCGGGTGACCTATGCGGTGGCGAGCCGCGTCGTCGGGGCCGACTATGTCCAGGGGCGCTATCTCCAGGGTGCGACACATTGGGACATCGTCACCGGCGACGTCCTGCCCAACTGCCTGTCGCCGATCATCGTTCAGGGCACGCTCCTGGTCGCGATCGGCATCGTCGTCGAGGCCTCCGTCTCCTTCGTCGGATTGGGGGTGCAGCCGCCACAGGCGAGCTGGGGTTCGATGCTGTCAGATGCGCGCAGTGCGATCTATTCCGGGGAATGGTGGCTGCCGGTGTTTCCCGGGCTGGCGATCTCGATCACCGTGATCGGCTTCAATCTGCTCGGCGACGCGGTGCGCGAGCTGTTCGATCCGCGCAGCGAAGCCAGGACACTTGTCGCATGA